In Spirosoma aureum, a single genomic region encodes these proteins:
- a CDS encoding ComEA family DNA-binding protein, which translates to MRSIYLFIIGSWLITVSAVAQQNQPNRDADSSDVVTRSLQDLFSVQAEGIDYQSIYEALTQLYANPLDLNTATRDELETTYLLTERQLSSLEAYRMAFGDLLSIYELQAVPDFDLLTIRRLIPFVTVTGNPRLLGTLPTPTDNYLVVRYEQTLEQQKGFSESVPDKNGKLSARYLGNSQQWYARYRYSRPRAFSIGLTIEKDPGETMGWQPSARRYGFDYVSFHAQLQNRGRWRNILLGDYQLQIGQGLVLSAGFVLGKNAETVQTVRRPTLGARPYTSLTEYGYFRGGTATYAICPKLDLTLLVSSFPRDANTAIDPTGQESIATSLQTSGLHRTQSELDDQGSLLETTIGTHLLYHNKKSLQLGLTALRTSFDKFYQRRNLPYNRYEFSGNQNLVVGFHGGYVWHNWNFFGEIARSSGSENNSGGIGAVAGTLASLTKKLDVAVVLRHYDRNFHSFYGNAFSESSRNSNESGAYLGLKYTLYRKLTLGGFVDYFRFPWLKFLVDKPSHGFDYLVQARYTPNRKTAFYLVVHEEHKENNLPDSDPKVTVGTIRRNLALNAEYIPTRGLSLRSRIQWGSFVYAGRSPSTGFVLVQDATWVIRRLSLSSRVALFGTDTNDSRQYVYERDVLYAFSFPAYFNHGVRHYLMAHYNLTRHVAIWVRWARTDFTDQTTVGSDLDQINASHKSELKIQARWQF; encoded by the coding sequence GTGCGTTCTATCTACCTGTTCATTATAGGCAGTTGGCTTATCACTGTCTCCGCTGTTGCCCAACAGAATCAGCCAAATCGGGATGCCGACAGCTCCGATGTAGTGACCCGCTCTTTGCAGGACTTGTTTTCTGTGCAAGCCGAAGGAATTGATTATCAATCAATTTATGAAGCACTTACCCAACTCTATGCCAATCCACTCGACCTGAATACGGCTACCCGCGACGAGTTGGAAACTACTTATCTGCTTACCGAACGTCAGCTAAGTAGTCTGGAAGCTTATCGCATGGCTTTCGGTGATTTGTTGTCTATCTATGAACTTCAGGCCGTCCCCGACTTCGATCTGCTAACGATCCGACGGTTAATTCCGTTTGTAACGGTGACTGGTAATCCCCGGCTATTGGGCACTTTACCTACGCCAACTGACAATTACCTAGTCGTACGCTATGAGCAAACTCTGGAGCAACAGAAAGGCTTTTCAGAGTCCGTGCCTGACAAAAACGGTAAACTCTCCGCCCGTTATCTCGGTAATTCTCAACAATGGTATGCCCGCTATCGGTATAGTCGACCGCGAGCTTTTAGCATTGGCCTGACGATAGAGAAAGACCCTGGTGAAACAATGGGCTGGCAACCGTCGGCCCGGCGGTATGGGTTCGATTATGTTTCGTTTCATGCACAGCTACAAAACCGCGGTCGATGGCGGAACATCCTGCTTGGGGATTATCAGTTGCAGATTGGGCAGGGGTTAGTGCTATCGGCAGGATTTGTCCTGGGCAAAAACGCGGAGACCGTACAAACCGTCCGACGTCCAACTTTAGGAGCACGGCCGTACACTTCATTAACCGAGTATGGCTACTTTCGAGGTGGAACGGCTACCTATGCAATATGCCCCAAACTTGACCTTACGCTGTTAGTTTCCAGTTTCCCGCGTGACGCCAACACGGCAATAGATCCCACAGGTCAAGAATCTATAGCTACATCCTTACAAACATCAGGCTTACATCGTACCCAATCGGAACTAGACGATCAGGGAAGCTTACTTGAAACAACGATTGGAACACATTTGCTTTATCACAACAAAAAAAGTTTACAGTTGGGATTAACAGCGCTAAGAACATCGTTCGATAAATTTTATCAGCGACGTAATTTGCCTTACAATCGGTACGAATTTTCTGGTAATCAAAACCTTGTTGTTGGTTTTCATGGTGGTTATGTCTGGCATAACTGGAATTTTTTCGGCGAAATAGCCCGTAGCAGTGGTTCAGAAAATAATTCGGGTGGTATTGGGGCAGTGGCTGGCACATTGGCCAGTTTGACAAAAAAGCTGGACGTAGCTGTTGTGCTCCGGCACTACGACCGAAATTTTCATAGCTTTTATGGCAATGCTTTCAGTGAAAGTAGCCGTAATAGTAATGAATCAGGTGCGTATCTGGGTTTGAAATACACCCTTTACAGAAAGCTAACGCTAGGAGGTTTTGTAGATTATTTTCGTTTCCCATGGCTTAAATTTCTGGTCGATAAACCATCCCACGGTTTTGACTATTTAGTACAGGCCCGATACACGCCAAATCGAAAAACGGCTTTCTATCTCGTTGTTCATGAAGAGCACAAAGAGAATAACCTGCCTGATAGCGATCCTAAAGTCACGGTCGGCACAATACGCAGGAACCTAGCTTTGAATGCGGAGTATATACCTACGCGTGGATTATCCTTACGATCGCGCATACAATGGGGGAGTTTTGTTTATGCAGGACGATCGCCTTCAACTGGTTTTGTTCTGGTGCAGGATGCTACGTGGGTTATTCGTCGGCTAAGTTTAAGCAGCCGGGTGGCTCTATTCGGAACGGACACTAACGACAGCCGTCAATACGTCTATGAGCGTGATGTTCTGTATGCATTCTCTTTCCCGGCCTATTTCAACCACGGTGTGCGGCATTACCTGATGGCACACTATAACCTCACCAGACATGTCGCGATTTGGGTTCGTTGGGCTCGTACCGACTTTACCGATCAAACTACAGTTGGCTCAGACCTCGACCAGATCAATGCTTCCCACAAATCGGAACTGAAAATCCAGGCGCGGTGGCAATTCTAA
- a CDS encoding alpha-galactosidase: protein MTFNGDWLITPVAQKAAIYQANGGKDLVMSNGLITRRFRISPNLATVDFQNLTTGEQFVRSIRPEAMLVLDGKTYRVGGLYGQKEHAYLREEWIDHFTAGPDDFQFKSFTVSPIKPVINWQSRTWASTRNQSTGQELTLLFATNQPELQGIDVAVHYTIYDGIPALCKWVTVQNKSPKKVHINQVISENLAMPEEESAVVGKPEQMKKPQRIYIENNYAFNNSMRYDLSDQATHWKTDSLYTSQVNYNYETPCVLEVYPTVGVGIDLEPQQTYTSIRTHELLLDSYDRERNGLARRRFYRTVAPWTTQNPIFMHLISTDPEAVKRAVDQCVETGYEMIILSFGSGLNMEDTSATNIRKFKELADYAHAKGILLGGYSLFSSRRIDDDTDVIDPKTGLPDKGAFFGHAPCLASRWGINYLNSLKRFIIETGFDLLEHDGPYPGDVCASTKHPGHKGLDDSQWVQMEMQKGFYRFLNEKGVYINAPDWYFMDGTNKIALGYREVNFSLSREQQKILNRQNIFDGTWEKTPAMGWGFVPLTKYQGGGPEAVFEPLSEHLTDYEQLMMQYYGSGVQACYRGPRLYDTEQTKQTVKRVIGWYKKYRQLLNADLIHLRRPDGRDWDGIMHVDPSLKEKGLVMLFNPLKTKITRIIKLPLYYTGLDKVATIKQDGGKGKVYSLNRKYEVELRVEIEPENYTWLLIE from the coding sequence ATGACTTTCAATGGCGACTGGCTTATTACGCCTGTTGCGCAAAAGGCCGCTATCTATCAGGCAAATGGTGGTAAGGATCTGGTTATGTCAAATGGGCTGATAACCAGACGATTTCGAATCAGCCCAAATCTGGCAACGGTCGATTTCCAGAATCTGACAACGGGCGAGCAGTTTGTCCGATCAATCCGCCCGGAAGCCATGTTGGTACTCGATGGGAAAACATACCGGGTTGGCGGTTTATACGGTCAGAAGGAACATGCCTACCTGCGTGAAGAATGGATTGACCACTTTACCGCTGGCCCAGATGATTTTCAGTTCAAATCCTTTACTGTTTCTCCTATAAAACCAGTCATTAACTGGCAATCCCGGACCTGGGCTTCTACCCGCAATCAGTCAACAGGCCAGGAATTAACACTCTTATTCGCTACTAATCAGCCTGAGCTACAAGGTATTGACGTTGCAGTGCATTATACAATTTATGACGGTATTCCAGCCCTGTGCAAATGGGTAACGGTTCAAAATAAGAGCCCGAAAAAAGTACATATCAACCAGGTTATCAGTGAGAATCTGGCGATGCCCGAGGAGGAGTCGGCTGTGGTCGGGAAACCCGAACAGATGAAGAAACCACAACGGATTTACATTGAAAATAACTATGCGTTCAATAATTCGATGCGCTATGACCTGTCCGATCAGGCAACGCATTGGAAGACCGACTCACTCTACACATCGCAGGTAAACTACAACTACGAAACGCCCTGCGTGCTGGAAGTATACCCCACTGTTGGGGTTGGCATTGATCTGGAACCTCAGCAGACATATACGTCGATCCGTACACATGAACTATTGCTCGATTCGTATGATCGGGAGCGAAATGGTCTTGCCCGCAGACGGTTTTACCGAACCGTAGCGCCCTGGACGACGCAGAATCCAATATTTATGCACCTCATCAGCACCGATCCGGAAGCAGTAAAGCGTGCCGTTGACCAATGTGTCGAAACGGGATACGAGATGATTATTCTTAGTTTCGGCAGTGGCCTGAATATGGAAGATACAAGTGCCACTAACATCCGAAAGTTTAAAGAGTTAGCTGATTACGCCCATGCTAAAGGTATTTTATTGGGCGGCTATTCGCTGTTCAGTAGCCGCCGGATCGATGATGACACCGATGTAATTGATCCTAAAACTGGTTTGCCAGATAAAGGAGCATTTTTTGGCCACGCGCCCTGCCTGGCTAGTCGCTGGGGAATCAATTACCTCAACAGTCTGAAGCGATTTATTATAGAAACAGGCTTTGACCTACTGGAGCATGACGGTCCTTATCCTGGCGATGTCTGTGCTTCGACAAAACACCCTGGTCATAAAGGGCTCGATGATTCACAGTGGGTGCAAATGGAGATGCAGAAAGGGTTCTACCGATTTCTAAACGAGAAAGGGGTTTACATCAACGCGCCTGACTGGTATTTTATGGATGGTACCAACAAGATTGCCTTGGGTTACCGGGAGGTGAATTTTTCGTTATCACGGGAGCAGCAGAAAATCCTGAACCGGCAAAATATCTTTGATGGAACCTGGGAAAAAACACCCGCGATGGGCTGGGGATTTGTCCCATTGACAAAATACCAGGGGGGCGGTCCAGAAGCTGTATTCGAACCACTTAGTGAACACCTGACCGACTACGAACAGCTTATGATGCAGTATTATGGATCTGGTGTACAGGCCTGTTACCGGGGACCACGGCTTTACGATACCGAACAAACGAAGCAGACGGTTAAACGGGTCATTGGTTGGTACAAAAAGTACCGCCAGCTTTTAAACGCCGATCTTATTCATCTTCGGCGACCGGATGGGCGTGACTGGGATGGAATTATGCACGTCGATCCTTCTCTAAAGGAAAAAGGATTAGTGATGCTTTTCAACCCATTGAAAACAAAAATTACCCGGATCATAAAACTGCCGCTTTATTACACCGGCCTTGATAAAGTGGCCACGATTAAACAGGATGGCGGAAAGGGTAAAGTTTATAGCTTAAACAGGAAGTATGAGGTGGAGTTACGGGTAGAAATTGAGCCGGAGAATTATACATGGTTGTTAATCGAGTAA
- a CDS encoding serine hydrolase gives MKQSMKAFIRVLLFCLPISVSYAQPRTDAVLMNLFATNQSPIFLEVIRNPDTCRLQIIYTQINRDKNNNPTFKNYYFNVDSTNYFNPASTVKLPLALLSLEKLNGLKAQQVTKFTAMQFDSAYSKQTKEWRDETSETGYPSIAHFIKKAFLVSDNDAYSRMYEFVGQSAINRTLHAKGYLDTRITHRFVRMTADENRHTNPIRFIQKNGTLIYAQPAANNTDPFDFRRVAKHGKGFYLKDSLVNQPFDFTERNKFPLEAFQQVLQSVLFPLSVPAKQRFNLTADDYRFLYQYLSQYPGETNYPKYDAKQYYDSYVKFFFMDSLHHQMPEGVRVFNKVGWAYGFLTDASYVADFKNKVEYMLTATIYVNRDGILNDDKYEYNSVGHPFMYQLGQTIYSYELKRKRQYTPDLSPFRLTYEKRNNDNRPPVKDVDN, from the coding sequence ATGAAACAATCAATGAAAGCCTTCATCAGGGTTCTACTCTTTTGTTTGCCGATATCCGTCAGCTACGCCCAGCCACGAACAGATGCTGTACTGATGAATCTGTTTGCGACCAATCAAAGTCCTATTTTTCTGGAAGTTATTCGAAATCCGGACACCTGCCGGCTCCAGATTATTTACACCCAGATCAATCGAGATAAGAACAATAACCCTACGTTTAAAAATTATTATTTCAACGTAGATAGTACAAACTACTTCAACCCTGCGTCGACAGTAAAACTGCCACTTGCCCTGCTCTCGCTGGAAAAACTGAACGGCCTTAAAGCTCAGCAGGTGACAAAGTTTACTGCCATGCAGTTTGATAGCGCCTATAGCAAGCAAACGAAAGAATGGCGGGATGAAACCTCCGAAACTGGATATCCATCTATTGCCCATTTCATCAAAAAAGCATTTCTGGTCAGCGATAACGATGCTTATAGCCGCATGTATGAGTTTGTGGGTCAAAGCGCGATCAATCGTACGTTGCACGCAAAAGGATATCTGGATACCCGTATCACGCACCGGTTCGTTCGCATGACCGCCGACGAAAATCGCCATACAAACCCCATCCGATTTATTCAGAAAAACGGTACGTTGATCTACGCACAACCCGCTGCTAACAATACCGATCCATTCGATTTTCGGCGGGTTGCGAAACATGGGAAAGGATTCTACCTGAAAGATAGCCTGGTTAATCAGCCATTTGATTTCACCGAGCGAAACAAATTCCCACTTGAAGCATTCCAGCAGGTTTTGCAATCCGTGTTGTTTCCGTTATCTGTTCCGGCCAAACAGCGGTTCAACCTGACGGCCGATGATTATAGATTTTTATATCAATATCTGTCGCAATATCCCGGCGAAACCAATTATCCCAAATACGATGCGAAACAGTATTACGACAGCTACGTAAAGTTCTTTTTTATGGATAGTCTCCACCATCAGATGCCCGAAGGGGTGAGGGTATTCAATAAGGTTGGCTGGGCCTATGGTTTTCTGACCGATGCATCCTACGTAGCAGACTTTAAAAATAAGGTCGAGTATATGCTGACGGCGACGATCTACGTCAACCGCGACGGTATATTGAACGATGATAAGTATGAATATAATAGTGTTGGGCATCCATTCATGTATCAGCTCGGCCAGACGATTTACAGCTATGAATTAAAGCGCAAGCGGCAGTATACTCCTGATTTGAGCCCGTTTCGGCTTACCTATGAAAAACGAAATAACGATAATCGACCCCCGGTGAAGGATGTTGATAATTGA
- a CDS encoding DUF3037 domain-containing protein codes for MHVYEYAVIRVMPRVDRDEFLNVGVILYCRGQGFLQTMFELNGERLRAFSTELDLQELDERLRAFQRICAGRAEGGTIGNLPIAERFRWLTATRSTVVQTSPVHPGLCADAAETLARLFAQQVL; via the coding sequence ATGCACGTGTATGAGTACGCCGTAATCCGGGTGATGCCGCGGGTTGACCGCGATGAGTTTCTCAACGTCGGTGTTATTTTATATTGTCGCGGGCAGGGTTTCCTGCAAACGATGTTTGAACTGAATGGTGAGCGGCTTCGCGCTTTTTCAACCGAGCTGGATCTACAGGAGCTTGACGAACGGCTTCGCGCCTTTCAACGAATTTGTGCTGGTCGTGCCGAAGGTGGAACAATTGGTAATCTTCCGATTGCTGAACGGTTTCGGTGGCTGACGGCCACGCGCAGTACGGTTGTGCAAACCTCGCCGGTTCATCCCGGTTTGTGTGCCGATGCGGCTGAAACACTCGCCCGCTTATTCGCTCAGCAGGTTCTGTAG
- a CDS encoding HipA family kinase, giving the protein MSDTKPELRTVNVTRYGKPLREGGSLPALVEADDDFLYVLKFRGAGQGTNALIAELVAGEIARTLGLRVPEIVFANLDSAFGRTEPDEEIQDLLRASEGLNLALHYLSGSITFDPILNVVDARLASQIVWLDAFVMNVDRTARNTNMLMWHKELWLIDHGAALYVHHTGPNWPEQSLRPFLQIKDHVLLPQATDLDAVDVDFKQILTADRIRSIVALIPDEWLTNQSITESADEQREVYAQFLETRVARSEIFVNAAKEARNARV; this is encoded by the coding sequence GTGAGTGATACGAAACCTGAGCTCCGAACCGTCAATGTGACACGTTACGGCAAACCGTTGCGTGAGGGAGGCTCCCTGCCTGCCCTTGTTGAGGCCGATGATGATTTTTTGTATGTATTGAAATTTCGTGGGGCTGGTCAGGGCACTAATGCCCTCATTGCCGAACTGGTAGCTGGGGAGATTGCCAGAACCCTTGGCTTGCGCGTGCCGGAAATTGTGTTCGCCAACCTTGATTCGGCTTTTGGCCGTACGGAACCAGACGAAGAAATTCAGGATCTGCTCCGTGCCAGTGAAGGTCTTAATCTGGCACTTCACTACCTTTCTGGCTCTATCACATTTGACCCCATTCTGAATGTGGTCGATGCGCGTTTAGCTTCGCAGATTGTCTGGCTCGATGCGTTTGTGATGAATGTAGATCGCACCGCCCGAAATACCAATATGTTGATGTGGCATAAGGAACTGTGGCTGATTGATCACGGAGCAGCCTTATATGTTCATCACACAGGGCCCAATTGGCCTGAGCAGAGCCTGCGTCCGTTTTTGCAGATCAAGGACCACGTCTTACTACCCCAGGCTACAGACCTCGATGCGGTCGATGTCGATTTTAAGCAGATTCTGACCGCTGATCGTATTCGGTCAATTGTTGCGTTAATTCCCGATGAATGGCTGACGAACCAGTCGATAACCGAATCGGCCGATGAGCAGCGGGAGGTTTATGCCCAATTTTTGGAGACGCGGGTCGCCCGATCAGAAATTTTTGTCAACGCAGCAAAGGAGGCCCGAAATGCACGTGTATGA
- a CDS encoding siderophore-interacting protein, with the protein MNTRPRRSIILELVQVVQFTDITPHMRRIIVRSDELIGVEGLMPGIHLKLLLPQPGQEKPILPTFDANGQPLPPPEEGLPAVRTYTVRSFEPITGELAIDFVLHGDEGPASAWATQVAVGNYLGVALRPGISYREADWYLLAGDQTALPAISAILELLPATAKGLAFIEIPDESEEQELEFDADIQVRWLHRNGVEAGKSEVLHEAIHTATIPNGRTETRFIWVATEVLAAKQIRDYLRIKHQLANHELHVAAYWKLGMSEEAYHELRHREAEQ; encoded by the coding sequence ATGAATACAAGACCACGTCGGTCGATCATACTTGAGTTGGTGCAAGTTGTTCAGTTTACGGACATAACCCCGCATATGCGCCGAATTATTGTCAGGAGCGACGAGTTGATTGGGGTAGAAGGTCTAATGCCTGGAATTCATCTTAAACTTTTGCTGCCCCAGCCTGGTCAGGAGAAACCCATTTTGCCTACATTCGACGCAAATGGGCAGCCTCTACCACCACCCGAAGAAGGACTTCCAGCAGTGCGAACCTATACGGTCCGTTCGTTCGAACCGATAACTGGCGAATTAGCGATCGATTTTGTACTTCACGGCGACGAAGGGCCTGCCTCAGCCTGGGCAACTCAGGTAGCAGTTGGTAACTATCTGGGCGTTGCCCTGCGGCCAGGCATCTCCTATCGTGAAGCTGACTGGTATCTGCTGGCGGGTGACCAAACCGCTCTCCCGGCGATCAGTGCCATTCTTGAGCTTTTACCAGCTACGGCTAAAGGTCTGGCCTTTATTGAGATTCCTGATGAATCGGAGGAACAAGAGCTTGAATTTGACGCTGACATTCAGGTCCGCTGGCTACATAGAAACGGTGTTGAAGCGGGAAAAAGTGAGGTTTTGCATGAGGCCATACACACGGCAACCATACCAAATGGCCGTACTGAAACACGCTTTATCTGGGTCGCAACCGAAGTATTGGCGGCCAAACAAATCCGCGATTATCTACGCATCAAACACCAGCTTGCCAACCATGAATTACACGTAGCGGCTTACTGGAAACTCGGCATGAGCGAAGAAGCCTATCACGAACTGCGCCACCGGGAGGCAGAACAATAG
- a CDS encoding histidinol-phosphatase gives MKKIACLSILLTCLTTSLIQAQQWYKGNLHTHSLWSDGDDYPEMIMDWYKANGYQFVGLSDHNILQEVEKWINVPHQRDRRRTFDRYLRTFGPDWVIYRKGSNDSLKVRLKKLDEYRSYFEESGKFLIIKSEELSTGYQGKPIHINVTNVQNLIRPLPGNSVAEVMQNNIDMVVAQRRLTGKPMFPHINHPNFYNAITAQDLMKLRHERFFEVFNGHPLVNNYGDSTREGTESMWDKINLHFLQQGRPLMYGLGTDDSHHYYFFGPEFSNSGRGWVMVNAPELTPKALIDAMEAGRFYASSGVTLKQLPQAGNRLTIQVKTEPNVTYRIQFFGVRKGNQQAELLREVADTVATYSLTDDILLARAKVISNKPKYNPFMPGDVETAWTQPIAQWQAPQPLTGVVALPNAHAHNDYEQSRPLWDALDNGFTSVEADVHLIDDTLYVAHDRPSIKTAASTLENLYLKPLTERIRQNNGQVLTGYQGPFYLMIDAKTQADSTYQALDKLLQRYRSILANGNRPKNPAGVITIVLSGNRPIQTIVNAKGRLLSVDGRPADLGKGYNQAVMPIISDAYPNQLTWRGKGDMPSEDFQKLRQLADRAHREGKKLRLWASPEDPIVWTKLREAGVDFLSTDQLELVRDFRLKPGSK, from the coding sequence ATGAAAAAGATTGCTTGCCTGAGTATACTGCTGACTTGTCTGACTACTTCCCTCATACAGGCGCAACAGTGGTATAAAGGAAATTTACACACCCACTCACTATGGAGCGATGGCGATGATTATCCGGAAATGATTATGGATTGGTATAAAGCCAATGGTTATCAATTTGTTGGCTTATCGGATCATAACATTTTGCAGGAGGTCGAAAAGTGGATTAACGTACCCCATCAGAGAGACAGGCGTCGAACATTTGATCGCTACCTGCGCACCTTCGGCCCCGATTGGGTTATCTACCGCAAAGGCTCAAATGATTCGCTTAAGGTTCGTCTTAAAAAACTGGACGAGTATCGAAGCTATTTTGAAGAATCAGGGAAATTTCTGATTATCAAAAGCGAAGAACTCTCGACTGGGTATCAGGGCAAACCCATTCATATCAATGTTACGAATGTACAGAACCTGATCAGGCCGCTACCGGGTAACAGCGTAGCCGAGGTAATGCAAAACAATATTGATATGGTGGTTGCCCAACGACGGCTGACAGGCAAGCCTATGTTTCCGCACATTAACCACCCTAACTTTTATAATGCCATTACGGCTCAGGATCTGATGAAGCTCCGGCACGAGCGATTTTTTGAGGTGTTCAATGGCCATCCATTAGTGAACAATTACGGCGATAGTACCCGCGAAGGCACCGAGTCGATGTGGGATAAAATTAACCTCCATTTTCTTCAGCAGGGACGACCACTGATGTATGGATTAGGCACCGACGATAGCCATCATTATTACTTTTTCGGGCCGGAATTTAGCAATTCAGGACGGGGATGGGTCATGGTCAATGCGCCAGAATTAACTCCTAAAGCCTTAATCGATGCAATGGAGGCAGGTCGATTCTATGCAAGTTCAGGCGTTACACTGAAGCAGTTGCCTCAGGCTGGCAATAGGCTGACGATACAGGTCAAAACCGAACCTAATGTAACGTATCGAATCCAGTTTTTCGGCGTTCGAAAGGGTAATCAACAGGCTGAACTACTCCGCGAAGTGGCCGATACCGTAGCAACCTATTCACTGACGGATGATATCTTACTGGCTCGGGCTAAGGTCATCTCCAACAAACCCAAATACAACCCTTTTATGCCGGGCGACGTCGAAACCGCCTGGACCCAACCCATTGCCCAATGGCAGGCACCACAGCCCCTTACTGGTGTGGTGGCCTTGCCCAACGCACACGCCCATAATGATTATGAGCAATCACGACCACTTTGGGATGCGCTGGATAATGGGTTTACCAGTGTCGAAGCGGATGTCCATCTGATTGACGATACTCTATATGTGGCTCATGACCGGCCTAGCATTAAAACCGCGGCCTCTACTCTCGAAAATCTATACCTCAAACCATTGACGGAGCGAATACGCCAGAACAATGGTCAGGTATTAACCGGTTATCAGGGACCTTTTTACCTGATGATTGACGCTAAAACACAAGCTGACAGCACATACCAGGCTTTGGATAAATTACTGCAACGCTATCGCTCGATATTGGCCAATGGTAACCGGCCCAAAAACCCGGCAGGCGTCATAACCATTGTCTTGTCGGGCAATAGACCCATACAGACAATAGTCAACGCCAAAGGACGCCTGCTATCGGTCGATGGTCGCCCAGCTGATCTGGGCAAGGGATATAACCAGGCCGTAATGCCGATCATCAGCGATGCTTATCCAAATCAGCTAACCTGGCGTGGTAAGGGCGATATGCCATCGGAAGATTTCCAGAAACTGCGTCAACTGGCTGATCGGGCTCATCGGGAAGGGAAAAAACTACGGCTTTGGGCCAGTCCGGAAGACCCCATAGTCTGGACTAAGCTTCGCGAAGCAGGCGTAGATTTTCTCAGTACCGACCAACTGGAGCTGGTACGGGATTTTCGGTTGAAGCCTGGTAGCAAATGA
- a CDS encoding YbhB/YbcL family Raf kinase inhibitor-like protein, whose product MKRLSIAFTLLISAITVTFAQQPSAPASSTAPAMRLTTTAFPDGGIIPIKFSQAAPGAAPGGGTSPALSWTNVPAGTQSFVLHMHDVDVSRNKSTDDNLHWLVWNIPPTLTSLPEGVPAGAQLADGSYQMNVFTPAYRGPGAAASGPLHHYVFEIYALDTKLDVKPSSEGSATRVNVLKAIEGHVLGKAAYVGLFKRPQ is encoded by the coding sequence ATGAAACGATTATCCATTGCCTTTACACTTCTGATCAGCGCCATTACAGTAACCTTCGCTCAGCAGCCTTCAGCTCCGGCATCGTCGACAGCTCCAGCTATGCGTCTGACAACCACCGCATTCCCGGATGGAGGGATAATCCCGATCAAGTTTAGCCAGGCGGCTCCCGGAGCCGCTCCCGGTGGTGGCACTTCGCCAGCGTTAAGCTGGACCAATGTACCGGCAGGTACGCAAAGTTTTGTTCTTCATATGCATGATGTCGATGTAAGTCGTAACAAAAGCACAGACGATAACCTGCATTGGCTGGTCTGGAACATTCCACCCACGCTCACGAGCTTGCCCGAAGGAGTTCCAGCCGGTGCACAACTCGCCGATGGCAGCTACCAAATGAATGTATTCACACCCGCCTATCGCGGCCCCGGCGCGGCAGCTTCGGGACCTCTGCATCATTACGTATTCGAAATTTATGCCTTAGATACTAAACTGGACGTGAAACCCAGTTCGGAAGGCTCAGCAACGCGGGTGAACGTATTAAAAGCAATAGAAGGACATGTGTTGGGAAAGGCTGCGTATGTCGGGTTGTTTAAGCGCCCGCAGTAA
- a CDS encoding MmcQ/YjbR family DNA-binding protein, which produces MIGLDLIRKVALSFPETTEQPHFEKPSFKIGKKIFATYNGPHNRVCVKLSEIDQDVFSSFDSSIIYPVPNKWGKQGWTLINLNKVLEETLVDALTMAYCEVAPKKLAFMVKQSRYE; this is translated from the coding sequence ATGATTGGCCTGGATCTGATTCGAAAAGTAGCCTTATCGTTTCCCGAAACGACAGAACAACCTCATTTTGAAAAGCCTTCATTTAAAATCGGCAAAAAGATATTTGCTACCTACAACGGTCCGCATAATCGAGTTTGTGTTAAGTTATCCGAAATAGATCAGGATGTTTTTTCGTCATTCGACTCCTCCATTATTTATCCCGTTCCGAACAAGTGGGGCAAACAAGGTTGGACACTTATCAACTTAAATAAAGTTCTTGAAGAGACATTAGTCGACGCATTAACAATGGCCTATTGTGAGGTAGCACCCAAAAAACTGGCATTCATGGTCAAACAAAGCCGGTATGAATAA